The stretch of DNA GGTTCATCCCAGTTTCCAAGTTCCATTCCTGTAATAGACTGCACAAATGCATGGAGTTTTAAATGAGTTCAAACTATTCGTGGGTAAAAAAAGTTACCTTTATTTGTTGggcaaacgaaaaacaaagcaCCAGCGGATCACGCATTCGAAGAACAAAGTTTGCCGGCAAAGATGCACTGTTGGTAGCGCTAAGAGGTGAAAATGCCGGTACACTTTCTCCGTCAGAGTTTCGGTTGACGGAAAAAAGCGGAGAAATctaaggaggaaaaaaaaatattaaaatcaaaattaacaCAATCCTTCGTTGTGAAATTACCGGTAGTTGGAAATTGGTAGAGCTGTCAATACCAAGTGTGCATGAAATCCCAGCATTATTCTCTAATATTTTCTCCTGCGTCATGGCAATAGTCGGAGATTGTACGTTCATCAAGTCAtacggagaaagaaaatatgtgAGAGTAAGTGGCAACCCTCCAACCCTTGGCATTAGGATGCCAAGAGGCGATTTGTGAACGAGGGTCACAATATCTTGTCTGTAAGCTTGAAGTTTTGACACTGAAACCAAATCCATTTCTAGGGCACTTAAAGCAGCAAAAGCCTTAGCTTTCAGTTTTTTATCTGCACTAACTTGGTATATAGCACACAGACCCTGTAAggataattcaaaattatggATTATTTGTAAACTtgataaaatatattataaaaatattaaaagaaactaaatGTCACCTGCAGATGGCTagtgaattttgaaaaatttcctgAATTCAAACACACAGCAATTTCATTGCAAGTTTGGGGTTCACTTTTCCCTTCATGTTGAATATGAACTTCACACACAGATCCTCCTTGTTCTACAATTACTTCCAAGTAAAACATATcagacgaaatgaaaaaagcccTTCCTGAACCATCAGCTGTGAATTTCAATCTGTGCAGAAAGATAACTAATATGTAGTATTGCATGTGTGAAGGTacccaaatgaaaaatctctTACCCTGCTTGTCTAGATATGCTTTCAAGTCTTTCCAGCATAGACTGCAATGAAGTGACTTTCATGTTGGTTTGAAGGAGATCAAGACATTTTTGGTACTGCAGTTTCTCTACACTGTCATTATTGTAGCGTTTTTCctgtaaatgaaaagaaacatatattttttaaaactactAGTTAAGAAGAAGTTTTTCAGTACCAGAATAGTCATTCGAAATGTTTTGGCGCAATCTGTTAAATTTAGATGGTTTGTTTTGTGCCTTAGTTTTTCCATCAGCAGTTCAAGCtgcattttcttgttgttttcactCATGATGAAAGCAAGTTTTGTATTCCGCAAGCTTGTAAAGAATGTGGTAACTAGTCCAGTCGATCCTACATCTAAGAACTACTAACAGAATCCATactataataaattttttaaataaggaattgttttgttttaatttttaggaCATTCAACTTCAACTTCTCGGTTAGTCCTCGATGCCCTTAGGGTTTGTGAATTTGTGGGCATTGCCAGATCACCGTCGTCGCAATAGGCAAGTTTGTTTAGACAGGCAACCCTGTTTTTACTCACATTgatcaaaaattttgaacgaaTTGCTGTCGACTGCGAGAGCGCGAGTCTGTGAATTTGTCTCTTTGTCGATATTACGCCTTCTGAAGTGTATTTTATGTTGATTGTTGAATGattgttgaaattctttttgttgGCCAAGATGGATAAGACAactaaaaaaccaaagaaCATTTTGAAGTTGGATGAGACAGTAGTTAATAGAATTGCAGCAGGAGAAATCATTCAAAGACCTGCAAATGCTCTCAAGGAAATGTTAGAAAATAGCCTTGATGCTGGATCTACATCAATTCAAGTGACAGTGAAAGATGGTGGTTTGAAGCTCCTGAAAATTCAAGATAACGGAAGTGGGATAAATAAGGAAGACTTTGCAATTGTGTGTGAACGTTTCACTACTAGTAAACTTCAGAAATTTGAAGATTTAAATGCAATAGGTACTTTTGGATTTCGAGGAGAAGCCTTGGCTTCCATAAGTCATGTTGCTCATTTAACCATCATAACTAAAACCGTTGAAATGCAGTGTGCATACAAAAGTTCATACCACAATGGCAAACTAGTTGGGGCCTCAAAACCATGTGCTGGGACACAGGTAGTAAaccattttaatttctaattgtTTTAACCTATGCTTACATTTTTCTACTCAGGGAACCCAGATAGTGGTGGAAGATCTATTCTACAATGTCCCAACAAGGAGAAATGCTTTAAAATCACCTTCTGATGAGCATAACAGGATTATTGAAGTTATAACTCACTTTGCTGTACATAATGCTTCTGTTGGATTCAGCTTGAAGAAGTTGAATGACAATGGTTCAGATGTAAGAACATCTCCCAATTCAACTCAAGAGGACAATATTCGGATTCTTTATGGCCATGCTGTGGCAAAAGATTTAATCAAGCTAAATGTTGAAGACCCTGTACTTAAAGTAAAAGGTAAATGATACATTTTGACTGATAATGTTTAAACATCattgctaattttttattcttttagttAATGGGTTGATTTCTAATGTTGATTATGCTGGAGCAAAGTTCACTatgcttttatttattaaccATCGCCTTGTGGATTCTACTCCATTAAAGGTAGGCCAACATCACACGTGccgtaaatattttcttcatatatttcatatttcttaCTTTTATTCTATGTTTATTTCTTAAAGAGAGCGCTAGATAGCGTGTATGCGACATACTTGGCGAAAGGAAAACATCCCTTCGTTTATTTGAGCATTGAAATTGCTCCTAATTGCGTTGATGTCAATGTGCATCCTACCAAACATGAAGTCCATTTCCTCAACGAAGATGCAATTATACataaaattcaatcaacagCAGATATATTACTAAAAAATGCGAGTACGTCGAGGAGTTTTGCCATACAGGTACACAAAtcttattataaataaattagcCATTTCTTATATGTCGTGTGTTCCATAGACTGTTATTCCGCCGAGTAATTTTCTTAACAAACCGGAGAGCAGAGTAACCAATTCCAACGCTACCAAGGTTTACGATAAACAACTTGTTAGAACCGACAGTAAAGATCAGAAAATCGATAAATTTCTCGATAAATCAACAACCGCCTCGGAATCCGTGATGTCGTCATTGGATCAATCTAGTTTCATCAATCAAACTTCAGTGGAGGCTTCATATGAACCTTCGATTTCTGTTAACCAGCGAATAGAAGCAGAGAGATCTGAGGTTCCCGATAAAGTAAGAACTATTCCAAGGGAgccagagaaaaataattcgacTATAAGCCACGGTGTTACAGGTAATAATCCTTGTTAAACTGTTTATGCGCTATTACTGTTATGATCACTGTTACTTATAATGGCTAATGCGATTGCAGAAAATATTACCGAAAGACGCAACTTTGAATTGACAAGCCTAAGTCAGTTGCGTGAAGCCGTCAAGAATAATACTGACCAGGTGTTACGCGACACTTTTAAAGACTCCATATTTGTTGGGTGCGTGAGTGAAAAGCATTGCCTTATTCAGCATGGAACGCGCCTATACATTTTCTGCTTGGAAAGAGTGGCCGAAGAATTCTTCTATCAAAGGTTTCTTGAGGAATTCGGCAACTGTGGTGTCATCTGCTTATCGGTATAGTGATAATTCATGCgataatattttgtttaatttactGATTGAGATCTTGTTGTAGGACCCTCCACCGCTATACAATCTCGCTCTAATGGCAATGGATCAGGAAGACAATGAATGGCGGCCCGAAGACGGTCCCAAGGATTACTTGGGGAAGCAAGTGGCCGAACTTCTGGGATGCAAATCAGAAATGCTTAACGATTACTTTAGTATACAGATTGAAGGAAATCGCCATCTCGCGGGGATACCTCTAGTTCTTGGTAATGATAATCAGTCGTGTTGTCTTGAAAGATcattattaaatttgtttatcgCAGTGGGTTATATTCCTGATCTCACCCAACTTCCATCGTTTGTTTTACGATTGGCATCGGATGTTGAGTGGAACGTGGAAAAAGATTGCTTTGATACTGTCTGCCGCGTCATGGCCAAGTTCTATCGAAAGCCCAACGACCATGAAGTGAGTTTTCGTATTGGCTACGACAGCCTCAAGCCCTGTTGTTAACAAAGGTTTTTCTTCGATACGCTCTAGGTTCTCAACGTTGGCTCAGACAAAGACTGGAAATGGACGGTAGAGCATGTCCTCTATCCAGCCATCAAGGCCTCATTACTTCCTCCCAAAGCATGGATTAGTGACGGCACTATCCTGCAAATTGCCGACTTGCCCGATCTGTACAAGGTGTTTGAGCGATGCTGAGGAGCAACATCAGTCATATTATAACAGCTGCATCGATCCTAAAGATCAGAGACGAGCATATATTAAATTCTAAATTCTTCGTAAGCTTCAGCGGAAAGATGTTATCAACAAATTCCAGCAAGATAATTTAATGAAAAGTTCTAAATCTCGCGGTTGAAATTTAGTACACGTCCTGTGATTACCATCTTCCAGTAGTAGTAACAAGATATGGTAAATGGTTGACCTAAAACCAACGGAGCAGACTTTTAATATTACTAGTAAGTTTAACTTTAAAAGCGTaaccaaaatatttatttgatatcAGGCCCGCATAGGATGACGTATGCATACGTGCGCACAGTATTTTTGCTGTCTTGAATCCACAATAAGAGAGAGGTCGATGTCCTGAATTCGGATTCGACTGAGTGATTCAGCGGCAGCTTGTGTGCGTTTACCAGCCCGTCAATTGTGCATTTATCACTTGGCGATCGAATAGCAAAGGAAAAGCTGAGAAAATCGGCAGCTGGCGCCAGCGAATACCAATTCATCTGTTATCATCCGTACGTTGCCGGGGCAATATTGACTGCAAAAGAATTAACTTCTACTTGGTTTCTTCGTCAAAATTCTAGTGTATATGCTGGCCACTGTGTGCGTAGGAATTGATTGGCGGTATGCTATAGCCCCGGGTTCTCCCCCATCTCGACGGGAAACGGGAACCAGCAAATGGATAAGGAGGGAGTGGAGAGAGGAAGTTGGTTGGGGAAAAAgaccaaaagagaagaatcgATTTTCTACGGCACGGTTGGTTCGTGTGACGTCACGACGCATGCGAAGCCAGGCAAGTCCCTTGATTTCAGTCGTCGTCTGCTAGTGCTGTCCTCAATTTAGTCTAGTTGCAGCAACGATTCCAGTCGCGCTGTCAAAATTTTTGTGCACCATGCCATCAAACAAACTTAGCCTTCCCGACTGACTGTttgcaattttatttaccCAAGGTGCTAATTAGTAAAGTGGTGCTCAGTTTCTGACAACAGGAAAGGTGAAATATGCTCATTTGGATCATTTTCACTGCGGCCGTTTGCATTTTGCTCGGTGCGATTTTAACTCTGTGGGTCGAGTGGCACCTTTTCTCGCAGCCAGTTCGCCCTCATCGACTTAGCCATAACGATGACCACCTACTGATCGAAGCTGACAATCCTATTGAACTCCCAGAGGTACTTTTCTACTATTTGTAGTGTAGCGTCTGCTGTAAACGATTAGACAGTTGTTTGTGTAGTTTTATTACGGTATTTGTGTCAACgtcattcattttgaattgcgGTGACATTGCATGGTTTTGTACATTATTACTGATTTTTATAAGAGAAAGCCTGGCCTGATTTCAATCCACGAtttaaaactgaaagaaataacaaaaaaacggtttttcgTGTCGCGTAGAAACAAAACATGTTTTGATGGTTTGAGTGCGTGTGCTGCACGAACCCAATTTTTGTAATGTTATTGGCATAACATCTGCCAGACAAACGGAAAAAGGATGATTATTTGTCCTAACCCAGTTTGACGTCGCTTAACTGATAACATGTTCTACACAATAACAAAACCTCACAGGAACTATTGGCTGAACTGGAGGCACTTGTCGATCGGTCCAGCAACACCGAGGCCGTCGGCTCCTGCAATAAAGATGAAACGCTATTGGCTGTCAACTTACTCGTGCAGTTCTTTTTCCGTGAACTGCGATCCCAGGGGCCAGTCCGTCGCTTCCTTCTCCGACGGATCAatcaagaaatggaagaagttCTCACTAGAGGAGCCGTTAGCAAAATTATCAAAGGCCTCAAGGTAGTATTTTCACACGAATCCCATCCTGTATTGCGGAGACTTTTCCTTATTATTCCAccttggtttttttgttgttgatttaatCGCACAGATATACGACATCGAAATGGGGTCAAGGGCGCCCTCAATCCATCAAATTGGTGTTCATAGAGTTGGTATGGACGACGACAGAAAACAAATGGAGTCGGTGGATTTCGATCTCAACATTGACTACAGCGGAGGACTGGGCATAGCGATCGATGTAACACTGGCCTACGGCAAATCCGCATTTCTCTCCGCCAAAGGTATATAATTCATCATTGACAGAGCTGCATTGTACCACTTACATATTAATAGATACCACGACATGTTTTCATTATTCCCTTCACTATATGACGCAGTGTCTCGTCTAAAAGGGCAAGTAAGATTGAGTTTCTCCCGGAGACCCTATTCTCATTGGTCTGTGGCATTTGCGACGCCGCCGCAGTTGGACGTAGACGTTACCAGCCGAGTCCAAGGGAGATCTTTTAGTCACGTGACAAGTCTTGTTTCGTCACAGGTACgtgaataatgaaaaaaaaaaaaagaatcgtttCTTGGattgttttcaaatcaaattacgTGACACGTAGATTCACAAATGGATTCAAAGGAAATATACCCTGCCCACCAGCCGAATGCGTCATCGACCGTTTTTTCCAATTCCCAACCAGCTCCTCCTTCCTGCAAGCTGCTCGCAAACTCCTCCGCCCACCACCACTTTGCCCATTCGAAGAGGATCCCTGGAAGTCACTGTGTTGGATATAGCTCGACTGAATCCGTTGCTCCAAGGAGACGGCGTTTACTGTACCATGGCACTAGGCATGTTTTGATTGGATCATGTTACTATGAgtttcgtcttttgttttgcgTTTAACGGCAACTTTTTGTATCCCGCGACAACAGACAGTAGTCCGTGGCTCAATGCTTCCTCGTCAGAAACCGAAGGGAGAGTGGTGCTAGACATTCGAATGATTCGACGCCAACATCAGTCCCTGGGAATTCAATTCCTGCAGCAGTCGTCCTcggtaaaagaaaatcgttTAGCTTTATAATTCAAttgtcaaaagaagaagggggaaaCAAAGTTCGACTCCAAAGGAAACTACatataaatgaaactttatttttcagcCCGAGTCTTCGCCACTAGAAGAATCGGTTAAAGAATGGAAACCGGTTAGTCAGCATGGAGCTTCTGTTTTGGAGATCGAGTCAGGCTCGGCAGCTGAAGAAGCAGGTCTCAAGATTGGTGATGCTATCTTGCAAGTAGACGAAACCGTTGTTCGATCGTCCGACGATGTCGCCAGAGCCGttaacaaatcaaatgatcTCTTTGTCATACTACGAGTTGATCGGGCAATTGGACGAAGGAGAGGGTCTATGGTAATGCGTCAATCAGTTAGAGATGTAggcgatttgaaattttaagcTAATTTTTACGTTTGTTCTCTTTGTTATAGATGCGCTACGATGGGATCACGCCATCGATaactttcggtacccactaACTTCATCGATGAATAAGTTCCTCGAATCTTGGCACTAATACCTCATTTTCTAGATG from Daphnia pulex isolate KAP4 chromosome 4, ASM2113471v1 encodes:
- the LOC124192386 gene encoding DNA mismatch repair protein Mlh1-like: MDKTTKKPKNILKLDETVVNRIAAGEIIQRPANALKEMLENSLDAGSTSIQVTVKDGGLKLLKIQDNGSGINKEDFAIVCERFTTSKLQKFEDLNAIGTFGFRGEALASISHVAHLTIITKTVEMQCAYKSSYHNGKLVGASKPCAGTQGTQIVVEDLFYNVPTRRNALKSPSDEHNRIIEVITHFAVHNASVGFSLKKLNDNGSDVRTSPNSTQEDNIRILYGHAVAKDLIKLNVEDPVLKVKVNGLISNVDYAGAKFTMLLFINHRLVDSTPLKRALDSVYATYLAKGKHPFVYLSIEIAPNCVDVNVHPTKHEVHFLNEDAIIHKIQSTADILLKNASTSRSFAIQTVIPPSNFLNKPESRVTNSNATKVYDKQLVRTDSKDQKIDKFLDKSTTASESVMSSLDQSSFINQTSVEASYEPSISVNQRIEAERSEVPDKVRTIPREPEKNNSTISHGVTENITERRNFELTSLSQLREAVKNNTDQVLRDTFKDSIFVGCVSEKHCLIQHGTRLYIFCLERVAEEFFYQRFLEEFGNCGVICLSDPPPLYNLALMAMDQEDNEWRPEDGPKDYLGKQVAELLGCKSEMLNDYFSIQIEGNRHLAGIPLVLVGYIPDLTQLPSFVLRLASDVEWNVEKDCFDTVCRVMAKFYRKPNDHEVLNVGSDKDWKWTVEHVLYPAIKASLLPPKAWISDGTILQIADLPDLYKVFERC
- the LOC124192383 gene encoding PDZ domain-containing protein 8-like isoform X2 codes for the protein MLIWIIFTAAVCILLGAILTLWVEWHLFSQPVRPHRLSHNDDHLLIEADNPIELPEELLAELEALVDRSSNTEAVGSCNKDETLLAVNLLVQFFFRELRSQGPVRRFLLRRINQEMEEVLTRGAVSKIIKGLKIYDIEMGSRAPSIHQIGVHRVGMDDDRKQMESVDFDLNIDYSGGLGIAIDVTLAYGKSAFLSAKVSRLKGQVRLSFSRRPYSHWSVAFATPPQLDVDVTSRVQGRSFSHVTSLVSSQIHKWIQRKYTLPTSRMRHRPFFPIPNQLLLPASCSQTPPPTTTLPIRRGSLEVTVLDIARLNPLLQGDGVYCTMALDSSPWLNASSSETEGRVVLDIRMIRRQHQSLGIQFLQQSSSPESSPLEESVKEWKPVSQHGASVLEIESGSAAEEAGLKIGDAILQVDETVVRSSDDVARAVNKSNDLFVILRVDRAIGRRRGSMMRYDGITPSITFDGSDEKSLATAAAASFLLDESGSLLLPPANNLTATNKINHGLDIKRTTTHPLGKVIHLGDTLKFQVLPAGHHRFLNLSIWLTGVPAVEETTSGKSSSSKSSSSTTTSPSKSSVAKSNLSNLFKKHSPLHQPETKEPSGTKELHSKDIPIGHVNIYLPEIAADCHLNTQGHHISTYQLYPADVKTSLGRQNPSSQQLGFDPRLCYGDVSLSFVYRPDKEDEPPSPDLDSDIVDGIPYPLSPSPHPSSVHPLSPLIEMARPAVDIVVNDSMPMHNFVLTQFINVRLCDFCRKKIWLREALQCRNCELVCHKKCIKRYPDRKWCGLDDFFIPNIPIATDTPKVDPEENPFLSAEDDVDELVELETAVERLQSREHDESLMRLAKDSASETRIGDRNGNSPSLRVGRSFGSTRWNSLVRRRKTETGERSGLVRSKATGSRPTPPTL